ccacacacattgtccatgtcacaagagtcttcatatcatatccatctgccatggaacagcaccagctataacagtgctcagctatgttcaagttcagtacatctacttcattctggctcaagcaagcatatataccctccactccgcttttcgctagattatgcaatgaccttgcatgacatgatagcattgaatatgtagatgtatagtgcacagaataacgtttgcaatgatgtaagttgcgtttgttgatcacgtatggttaataacatattaattgtagaagggacatgataaaatcaagatcttcccttggtgaaaaaactttcgccgatatcttcctacgagagatgggttaggtgctcaaatttccctggatcaaagaggacgttagtaggcatgtccaaactaaaattcacgtctcaggattgctgcgcacataagttatttcgggtgcatcaactgtactcagtctaccctacccaacgactgactacgatagccaaactcgtgcaaagttaataaaacgttccacgaaagttctccagcgtttaaattaaacgttgaagaacgctgatctccatgagaacttttgtgcatgttcaaaactttttttttggaccagcgttctcctccgatcaccgacgattacagcgttaaccagctttcacacaaagctcttctggcgcaataccagtgaccatggacgattaccaacgtttcctctaacatcatggaacgttgaccagaacgtcatggtgtgacgggacctttacacacatttagcgaatcatgggtcaatttaatctaatgctcacatcttctttgcacagcaagagtcttctctggcgaataggttaactatttctcattgctttcacacaaatttctttgagttttaacacacttttcaaaacagttaacacaccttctcagagaaagacacgaaacctTATTGAATAacaatgtcaacacattgcagacacttaaggggcttttatactcggttttaacGTAGAAACGTTAGGCAGCATTCAGacgaacgcgttggaatgcgttgcgccaacggatggcggaggaggagtctggcgcgtggggttctgttgataccagagacgttatagtgagattgacaggtcaacaaaccaatcaggccactagcaagctgcttaccttgtaagcagtagcatgctaacattaggtagggtgctcacacacctcgcaaatcctatcagacttatttttcagttacaataaaggggtttttacattgtacagtgtctatttctcggtaactttaaaaaaaatctaagcaaaaaaaagtcaaacaaacaacttttaggtacaaatacgaccatctacagagttttttagcttgccgctttttacacgtgagcatatacgggatctgattggctagagcctgtgctgtcagttatgcatgaaaggcaatttgattggctgacgcaggctcaactcttgccgcaagcaaagcatgaaacgcaacgcacgggaacccaacagagccacaattcagttcggcaaaggatgacgtcaccctattcaaagtgaatggagatccgtcaaccctgacggatcaacgcattccaacgcgttcgtgtgaaaggtctgttagtagcagcctactgaaactgctctctatattctaaatattgtcagcacctgtgtgaactctctgtgcacaactaatcaagtagttctcaacctctaaaagaggtcaatagattgattttgataccaagcatggactgaggaggccgccaccaaaaatagtgcaataggctgtaaatactgtaaatatacagtaatcagaattctaccgtatatgttgtaaattactttagtgaaactacagtactacattgtattgtggcaacacactttacaaaagtatagaaatggttgttgccaagagtgcaaatacaatgaaacacagtacagtaaattgactgtaaaggccagcaaagtgtcattgttaTGGCCggacgtacaaacaattgatgtgaaagtatgacggctcaggtttggctgaaccctttgaccagcctctctcatagagaggtcatgattgactacgtgatcaatgactgttgccctaatttcattagagcatcttacatgaatgccacacaggggcccctctatttctactatggcctcttccttgtcctcgtcctagtccttgctgaggtacacactggcccacactggtggcagggggagactgttcactgcagaacagatttgacctttttactgtatattgaaacctgtcattttgacttcttacagtatccaatctaatgtggaaaaatgactgcaataaatatttttgtcattgccattttgtacacagtagaacaaatgcaagatcaatggtgttgacaggtccttgtttagaatatcttttacagtatttagcaatacaaaagcagaactacaatatttgaTGTATACAAAtgatcagatttcaaatactttctgacagtatattgtcaagagtgctcagtacaaaacccaaattgtagtatattgtcagtggtaaaatagtcaatgctgtgagggtgttgcacaaaagttgaagtgatggattcagaggttgatattgatagctgtagtttgaattttgttatccattgttaaataaatgagaaaacatacattttcaattgagcacaaattgtaggttttgatggaaatgtttggttttgatgggtgtgtgatacgttttgagaaggtggtgtcattctgcaaacatcaaatagtgttttggttatttcatcttctgttatgggctgtgtgtgagctgtttttaaaaagtaaacagtgattggaaaaatgtgccaaagcaatcgagaaaaactgtaattcattaattcatccaAGAAAAAATGATGAAGGGAGAACCACAGATGCTGCAAATTCTCTGCAGAACAGAACCCTCATTCTTACCCCAGACATGAGGACAGGGGTGATCTCTTCAGATGACCCGCCGTGCTTCACCTTCTCCACAAACTCCAGCTTAGAACCCACAAACAAGATATCTCTGCCTCCACTGCAGAACAGAGAACACAAAACCCCACAGCAGGTCAAACATCTGAAGAAGCTTCTTAAAGTACTTGTAAGATGTTCCTCTAGCCGGGGCTGGAGAGCAGTGCTCACAACACCAAGCACGGGTTCAGCTCCTGATGCATGATGGGGAGGCTGTGTAATGTCTGATGCTTTAGTTTGGACGAACAGAGGTAATGCTGGTGACTGATCTATGAGAGAGAAGATAGCGACTGCAACAGATTCTGTATCACATCAAGGAATGATGCATTGGGTCAGGGGAATTAAGATTAATACATTTGACTCTATGTATCCTAGAGACTCTGAAGAGGCTTTTTAGGATCGATGTATTAAACTGTATCTGGCCCACAGATAGATGTATTAAACTGCACCTGGCCCACGTGGTATTTGGGGACAGGCCTCTGCAGGTCGGCTGGGAGGCGTAGGTGAGTTTGGCGTTGCCATGACACTGGCCATCTggtgtcagcacacacactctcacggtGCTTTTGGTTCCACTCGGAATGTGGAACGACAGCAACTCAACGGAATTGGAGTTTCCAGAATGGGACAACACTGGGGACCTGGTCAAGTGACAAAGCAGTGAATAAGATGACACATTTACCCACTCAGTACATTATTTCCCCTCTCCAGGAAAGGTACCTACTCTTTTCGATTGCAGTCCATGTTTCCTTGGAAACTGACCTTCGTGACTGATTCCAGGTTCCTTCCTTTAATAACAGCACCATTTCGGCCATGGATGGAAACTTCATCAGGTGTCACGGACAGAATTTCTGGCGTCTAAAAAATAGTGACGCGGAGAGAGACTTAAAGACAGAGCGTGTAATAAAGATTATGAACTATGACTGAAACTATGTTCGAAACGCATCTTCACTTGTAAAAGATAAAAGCACATAGAACTGCAAAGTGAAACCACAACTTACTGTCAGGTTCTGTCCTGGTGTGAGGTTTCTACATACATCCTAGGAAGCGGAAGAATGAAGAAAAAGCCATCACAAATCAGATATGACCTATGTGTGTCACACATCCATTAAATGTTTCTTCTCCATGCTCCAGACGTTACAGTAATTGTGAGAGGTTAAGaatcgttgttgttgttgttgttgttgcactTCTGAGACACGTCTCACCTGTGTGGTCACATTGTCCTCTGTGGAGGCTGTCCTCCAGGTACAAGCATCACCTgagagagaccacacacaccctgcagagAAGCACTCCATACAcctaaggaacacacacacacacaattaatttgTTGTAAAAGCTTTGTGCTGAAAAAACACTTTCTTTTCACTTTTAACTGAAAAGGCAATGAACATGACCAGAGAAAACATAGCAGCTGTCTTACAAAACAGAAGGTGGCCCTCCTCTGATAGCGGAGCAGTTTTCCAAACGCACGTCCTTAATGAGTGTCTCCCTCTGGACTGTAATGATGACGCTTAGGCTGAGTCctgcacacatgaacaccatcaGTTGATCAGTCCATATGGACATAATCTAGTCATCAACAAGCTGTTACTGTATCAGTAATTAGCAGACATGTGTCCATTCAGAGACCTTCGGCAGGGAAGCTCTCACTAGAGAGGATGCAGGAACAGGAAGAAGGCCCAGGGCTGTCACACTTCTCTAAAGCACACGAGAAATGTATGCCACTGTTCAGGTTGGGTGAGGCTGTAACTGTGATGTCCTGGCAAGAGACAGAACCACAGACTGTCAGGCTCATGATGAAATCCAATCAAAACAAAGCCACACTTGACAGAATATCCGTAAGAAaagcctcctccacctgcccatTGGTGCTCCTCTTCATGTGGACAGAAATAATCTCCCTCTGCTGGGACGTTCCAGGAACTGAGACCCAGTCAGAGCTGGAACAGTCATGTTGAAACGAGCATctggagaggaacagaacatatgtgtgtgtgagtgtgtatgcgtttgtgtgtgtgattgtgtatgtgtgtgcatctggagAGGGACAGAACATACAAGCTATGCAGTTACTGTTTTACCAACCAGGTGGGTGGAAACAGCTTTTTTATGGGTGAGAAGAGAACTGTGAAGTTGTCTGAAATAACTTGGTGTAAGAGAACTGCAAGCATGGTAACAGTTACAGTAAAtatgcccttgtgtgtgtgtgtgtatgtttttgtgtgtgtgagagtgtgtatgtgtgagggtgtatgtgtttgtgtgtgtgtatatatgagagagagggagagagtgtgtgtatgtgtgtgtgtgtgtatgtatgtgggtggtCATTGTGGTGAAACATGCACTTCATTACAGCTGTGTGAGCTATAGTTGTATGAAGGtgaagtgtatgtgagtgtgtatgtgtgtatatatgagagagagggagagagagagtgtgtgtgtatgtgtttgtgtgtgtgagtgtgtatgtgtttgtgtgtttctgtgtatgagaaagagagagagagagagagagtatgtgtgtgtgtgtttgtgtatgtgtgtgtgtgtgtgtgtgtgtgtgtgtgtgtgtgtgtgagagagagagagagtgtgtgtgtttgtgtgtgtgtgtgtgtgtgtgtgtgtgtgtgtgtgtgtgtgagagagagagtgtgtgtgtgtgtgtgtgtgtgcgtatatatgtgGGTGGTCATTGTGGTGACACATACACTTCATTACAGTTGTGTGAGCTATAGTTGTATGAAGGTGAAGGCTGTTCAAAAGCACACCGGGGCATCCTCAAGTGTTCTCACCtgctctgagacacacaccagccacagaAGGGGTCCAGGGCAGACCAGCAGTCCCTCAGAGTCTGATACACACCACATTGGGCCACAGGGACCCTTAtcatctacaacacacacacacacacacacacatatgcactcactctATCAGATCAAAATGTTAACAGGAGCATATTGATGTGCTGTTCTGGCTGAAGAAGGTCATGAGATTTTGGCATTTCAACATTTTCAGTTCCCCTCCAGGCTACCATTTCTCATTTACACTTTTCAGCAAGTGAGTAAGAACAGGTATCACCTGTgggacagcagacacacacactttacaaacaGTATTTTACCCCAGTTCTGTGGTAATCTGTTATTTAGCGGACCCACCTGGTTTCCCAGAGCcatgtaaatgtctgtgtgatgCACTGGGGTAAAGAGCATCCTGGGTAAAATGTGTTGATCCTCATTTGAACTGTACAGCACAGTGGGGCAGCCAGGTCTGAGGGATACATCTACAACAAGCTGGAAGGCAAAGATCGGCATGTTGATTTGAAGGACATTTTTATATCAAAAGGACCCCTTTAAAGCATTTAAACAACGACAGAAAATAATGGCTCGGTTAGAATAATGCCCATTGTATCTCCGTGTAGGCGAATTCAGATAAAAAAATAGCAATGCATTGCATTCAACTTCAAATAACAACAATCCATAAAACTGAGACCCACCTTGTTCAGCAGTCCAGTTCCAGTGCCAAAGAAAAGCACAATCCAGGAGTTGCTCCTTAAGGCAGCGACTGATGTTATGTTGCTGGACCTGAACACCACCGCAGCTGGCTTGAGAACTTTATCTTTGATCAGATCAGACTGTAGAAGAGCAATAACACTGATAAACAGGGGTGTGGTCATTCACTGCTTCACCACAGTAATATGATTCCTTTAAACTTATTAATCAGAAATAACAACATagacaaatacatttcagcACATATTTTCTTCATTATTATTTTCAAACCTGGCGTTTATCTTCTACGTTACACTCATCTTTGTTAAAGCAGAAGCCTGAAACAGGGGCTGTTTGCCATGGGCTGATGTCAAAAATTGCCACCG
The sequence above is drawn from the Clupea harengus chromosome 16, Ch_v2.0.2, whole genome shotgun sequence genome and encodes:
- the LOC116224188 gene encoding plexin-C1-like, with the translated sequence MTTPLFISVIALLQSDLIKDKVLKPAAVVFRSSNITSVAALRSNSWIVLFFGTGTGLLNKLVVDVSLRPGCPTVLYSSNEDQHILPRMLFTPVHHTDIYMALGNQMIRVPVAQCGVYQTLRDCWSALDPFCGWCVSQSRCSFQHDCSSSDWVSVPGTSQQREIISVHMKRSTNGQDITVTASPNLNSGIHFSCALEKCDSPGPSSCSCILSSESFPAEGLSLSVIITVQRETLIKDVRLENCSAIRGGPPSVLCMECFSAGCVWSLSGDACTWRTASTEDNVTTQDVCRNLTPGQNLTTPEILSVTPDEVSIHGRNGAVIKGRNLESVTKISHQHYLCSSKLKHQTLHSLPIMHQELNPCLVL